The proteins below come from a single Elgaria multicarinata webbii isolate HBS135686 ecotype San Diego chromosome 11, rElgMul1.1.pri, whole genome shotgun sequence genomic window:
- the LOC134405419 gene encoding olfactory receptor 14I1-like yields MENNSSISEFLLLEFSAALELQILHFILFLVLYLVTVTGNLLIIAAIAFDHHLHTPMYFFLMNLAMQDIGSVSVIIPKAMMNSIMNIRLISYSGCVAQVLLVVFFLASDVAVLTVMAYDRYVAICNPLQYEILMNRTACTQMMVSAWISSLLYAMLHTGGTFASPFCSNVVDQFFCEIPHLLKLACSDLHQIEIGAVLFSFVITLGCFVFIVVTYISIFSAVLKIPSVQGRKKAFSTCLPHLIVFSTFLFTVCFAYLRPTSERSSYLDLAFTMIYSIVPPLINPVIYSMRNTDMKNALSRLLGMRQSLMDTFSKFVL; encoded by the coding sequence ATGGAGAACAACTCCTCCATCTCTGAATTTCTACTCCTTGAATTCTCAGCAGCTCTGGAACTGCAGATTCTACACTTCATTTTATTCCTGGTGTTATACCTGGTAACTGTAACAGGGAATCTTCTAATCATTGCTGCCATAGCTTTTGATCACCACCTACACACCCCCATGTACTTCTTTCTGATGAACTTGGCGATGCAGGACATAGGTTCAGTTTCAGTCATTATCCCCAAAGCCATGATGAACTCAATCATGAATATCAGGTTGATCTCTTATTCTGGGTGTGTTGCTCAGGTCCTCTTGGTTGTCTTCTTTTTAGCATCTGATGTTGCCGTCCTTACAGTCATGGCCTATGATCGGTATGTTGCCATTTGCAATCCATTGCAATATGAAATACTAATGAACAGGACAGCCTGCACTCAAATGATGGTCAGTGCATGGATCAGCAGTCTTCTCTATGCAATGTTACACACTGGTGGAACTTTTGCAAGCCCTTTCTGCTCAAATGTTGTGGATCAATTCTTCTGTGAAATCCCACATTTACTTAAGCTTGCTTGCTCTGATTTACATCAAATTGAAATTGGAGCTGTTCTCTTCAGTTTTGTCATAACATTAGGGTGCTTTGTCTTTATTGTTGTGACTTACATATCTATTTTCAGTGCTGTTTTGAAAATCCCATCTGTTCAAGGAAGGAAAAAGGCTTTCTCAACCTGCCTACCTCACCTTATTGTCTTCTCCACATTTTTATTTACTGTGTGCTTTGCTTATCTCAGGCCCACCTCTGAGAGATCCTCATACCTGGATTTGGCATTTACCATGATATATTCCATTGTTCCACCTTTAATAAACCCAGTAATCTACAGCATGAGAAACACAGATATGAAAAATGCTCTTTCAAGACTGTTAGGGATGAGACAGTCTCTTATGGATACCTTCTCCAAGTTTGTTTTGTGA
- the LOC134405420 gene encoding olfactory receptor 14A16-like, with translation MSNQSSVSEFFLHGFSDIQELQVFHIIIFLIIYLVALIENLLIITVIIYSHQLHTPMYFFLANLSFQDFGSISATVPKSMANNLMNTEAISYSECVCQVFFLVFFMVSHFFLLGVMAYDRYVAICNPLCYEAVMNKKTCIQMATSAWLSGLFYSSLYTGNTFTVQFCSNIINQFFCEIPQLLKISCSDPYFPELWAITFGSCIGFIYFALITFSYVQIFRAVLRIPSIQGKQKAFSTCLPHLIVVSLFLVSGTFAYLKPISSSPSVLDLLLSMLYCIVPPVMNPLIYSMRNKELKMAVWKLILNILPQSLHKNHYPVPVL, from the coding sequence ATGTCAAACCAGTCAAGTGTGAGTGAATTCTTTCTCCATGGATTCTCTGATATTCAGGAGCTGCAGGTATTTCACATCATCATTTTTCTAATAATTTATTTGGTGGCCCTCATAGAAAACCTTCTCATCATCACAGTCATCATTTATAGCCACCAGCTCCATACACCCATGTACTTCTTTCTCGCCAACCTGTCATTCCAAGATTTTGGTTCCATATCTGCTACAGTTCCCAAGTCCATGGCAAATAACTTGATGAACACCGAAGCCATTTCTTACTCCGAATGTGTCTGCCAAGTTTTCTTCCTTGTGTTCTTCATGGTATCccatttcttccttcttggtgTCATGGCATACGATCGCTATGTTGCCATCTGCAATCCACTGTGTTATGAGGCCGTCATGAACAAGAAAacctgcatccaaatggcaaccagTGCATGGCTCAGTGGCCTTTTCTATTCATCACTGTATACTGGAAATACATTCACAGTGCAATTCTGTTCCAATATAATTAACCAGTTCTTTTGTGAAATCCCTCAACTACTCAAGATATCTTGCTCTGATCCGTATTTTCCTGAATTATGGGCGATAACCTTTGGTTcctgtattggttttatttattttgctctcaTTACTTTTTCTTACGTTCAGATCTTCAGAGCAGTTCTAAGAATCCCATCCATACAAGGGAAACAAAAAGCCTTTTCAACCTGCCTGCCACATCTTATTGTCGTCTCCCTGTTTTTGGTGAGTGGTACCTTTGCCTACTTAAAGCCAATCTCCAGCTCACCATCGGTGTTAGATCTCTTGCTTTCTATGCTGTACTGCATAGTGCCACCAGTAATGAACCCACTGATCTATAGCATGAGGAACAAAGAACTCAAAATGGCAGTTTGGAAGCTGATTCTCAACATTTTGCCTCAATCTTTGCACAAAAACCATTATCCTGTGCCTGTATTGTAG